GATTAAGGAAAGTGTTGTTACAGAGTGTGCTAACATTTCAGTGATGGCTTCTTTACATTATGCTCTCATGTGAAGGCGAAGACACTTACAGGAGTTGTCGGATGTTGCTCCAGTCTACACACATCGTGGGCACTTTGGTGCTACAATGCTCATGGAATTTGTAGCCGCAAGTTTGGCAACGGAAACCGTTCAAAAGAAACTTCTGGCAAATGTCACAGAACGCTAGTTTCAGATATGTTTTCCGAACCtgagaatgacagaaagaaaatgcgTCAACAGCTTAATTCCACAGTGCACGGCTGTGTCACGTTCGGGCCGCGATGAGGACGCCGGTGATTCCACCAGACGCGCCACGGCGTGCTTCAGAGACATCCCAGAGGTGGTTCTCCACTCTGCTCCGCTTAAAATACGCGCCTAGTCTATTTCTGAGGGAAGACAGCAGATCGAGGTGGGCAGGaagtcacacacagaaatagcATAGAGCAtccagtcatttttcaaaataaaacaacctgTGCCGATTCCCTGTTTgtaaaaacagccaaaacaaaagaacCCATTTCACTGTGTAGCCTAATTACCCATGGAGGATTACAAAAAATCtagaattaaaaagaaaatctacaaAATCTGAGCAAGCAGGCAACACGCTCCGCTCCTGAAAAGCGTCTGGCTGCGGTACGAAGCTGGAGGACGGAACAAAACCGCGCTGTAGATGCGACACTGTAGCGTCGAGTCTGGTGGAATCAAGGCAGAATTCTTTCGCAGTGACTTCTTTTTACCAGTGTGAGGAAGTCATAAAGTACTCACAAAATTATGTGTCGTCAAGGGAACATGATCTAACACCTCCACCAGGAGCTCTTCCCCAATCAGAGAGGTGGAGTCAGTATTCCAATCCATCCGGAATTTTCTGCTGTCACAAAAACGGACGAAAGACTTCACATGAGTGGATATCAAAGCAAGCAAATTAACTGCGGCAGATAAGAATGGGATTTATTCAATCTCTGATCTTATTTCCCTGATTTCAAACCCACCTCCTCTGTTCCGGATGCAGCCGGAAGACGGCGCAGCACTGAGGCTGCAGACCTCGCACCTTTAACGCTTTAATCAGGCAACTGTGCAGAGTCATACCTGGTCGCACGTTTACCTgagggacaaaaaaagaaggatTAATTCCTCTCTTGCATGCCAGGATGTAAGCTGCTCCATACGCCTTTAGGTAGCTGCGTATCAATGCACTATTTCTGCAGCCTCACTGGATGTCTGGAAATCAGCACGCCATCTATTACAGGCCGAAAAGAGCAACTCACCACAGTGCGCTGCTGGTTCGGGAGGTAGACGCGGATAGTACTGCTAGTCTTGGAGTCGGGCATCTTGCTGTCATCTGAGGAGCGACGTTGGCAGGGAAAGCCCTGGACCATGGTTGGTGAAAGGCACGGGCCCTCGAATGCAGAGTCCTTCATTCCGAAGCCGTTGCTCAGGGTCTTCCACGCTCCCTGGAGGTGCTCCATTAGTAAAGCCAAGTGCTCGCAATggtctgaaaaaagaaaaacaaaacacgagGAGTATGAGTCGGCCGAATGCCTGAAAGATCACATCAACAACTGACTGTGTAATCAATATTACATTAGCTCTCTTGAAGGAAGGACCCTTCTCTGGAAGGATACTGGTGGTGCGCAGATTCAAAGTGTAAAAGTAATTAAGTCCATTTTTCCGTCAGTCTTTCTGAGGGTACATAACACTTTAAACTGATATTTCCTGCCCAAATTCTTATCTTTCGGtaagtttctctttctttcgagtagttttttttttcccctttccgCTGAAAAAGCTGCTGTGGTTGGCTTGAATGCACGTCAGGAGGCAAAAGGTTCCAACAGCGAGACGTTTTCACAGCCAGGAAATAAAGCAGCAAACTAACGATAGGTTTGGGTTGCATCATCGAGAACTCGTTTGGTGTAATCTCTGAACATAATCTCACCAAGTGCAAACAGCCCCCCTGGATGATGGTGAGATTACAGCCTTTGCATGGTTATGTCCGTGTGTTCACAGCAGGCCTTTCAGAGGTGTCACAGGAAAAGTAAAGGGACCGTTTAGTGGTCATCAAACTCTGAGCTCAGCCCTTCGCTATATCAAGTGACAGTAGTACTTTTAAGAATACTACATGTGATTTTCTTGGCAgcaattgtctttttttttccttttcatttgaGAGGGAGCCGCAGAGCAATGCAGACAAGCTAATCCAGGAGAAGCTCAGGCCACCACAGAGGTCGGTCAtgttatttacagtatatgcttTCAGCAGACTCCTTCTTCAGCGCCACACGACCAAAACTCAACAGCCTGTAACGTACAGGACAGGTATAAGTACAGGTCTTATGAAATAAAGGAAAAGAATACTGGTAAACTAAATCAGgacatacaaaaaacacaaaaaaacgtATAACTCAGGCTGCTCGTGCTCATCACAAACAAATATGCTCCCTcttgtgctctgctgctttgttttcaatACAAACTGTGAGGcatatatatatctgtgtgtgtgtgtgtgtgtgtgtgtgtgtaatatatatagagagagacagagagagaataacATAATTCTGCAGAAGGAAAGTAAATCTAATCCAGATAAAACAACTAATGTGGAATGAATTTATGCCACATCAGATGTCTTTGAGCATTAATTCAGCTAGTTTTCTAATAAATCAGATCttgtcctccacacacacattaaagtttCACTGATTCTTAGTCCTCATATCCAGTGTGTTTACTTTCACCCTGCAAAACTCCCAATTACCTCTGGTGTGTCTTATACAAGGAGCTGTTAACGCCGGAGAGATGATTTACTGCGGTTAGTGGTTAGCTGTCACAGCAGACATGCCGGCATGTCAatagcagagaaaagcaggagcCCGGATCATTGCGGGTCTCCCAACCCCTGTCCCACCATGCTGCAGGACTTGTGTTCACAACAAGTGCTGTGATCCGTCCAAAAAAGGGTATCAAGAGAAAGAATGTGAAATCCACGATAATTAGACTTTACTCCCGTCTGCTTGGATCTGTTGCGCGTAACAGGTCAGTCTGCATAACGCAGTCAGCTTTACAAAGCCAGTGTCGGGTCCACATGAGAGCTTCTGTCCCTTGACTGAAGACTGCAAAGGCATAAAAGTAGGTGAGATCAATGTCAGCAGGTTAGCGTATGTTGGGAGAGATCGGCGGACACTAAACTGACTTCTGAACGCCTTCAGTAGCTCCAACTTCACACTAATCGGACCAGTAAAGTAACCCCGCAGCCCAATGCGTGCACGATTTGCACAACTAAAGCAGCTATTAGTAGCTACGTGTGTTTTCAGGCGGCTTGGTGGACCCACTTATTGCTGTGAAATTGCCTGGAGGCCCTCAGAGGCGAACTATATCGCTAAACTTCACTGCACAAGCTCGATCCACCCTCCATTCAAATTTCACTTGTCCAAACGATGCAGGTCTCGGTGGTGTGTCTTAAGGAGAAGCTGTTGAACAGTCGGAGATAGAGTTTCAAACACGATTCAAAGAGCAGCAGACGCTGGGAGCCAGCAGCCTGTGTTTGCTTACCAAGAGAAGTTAGGAAAGTTGTGCTCCGCCATAACTTCAGGAAAAAGTGGCGTCGGTGACATCATCATATTTGCAACGCattcaaagaaaaaaggggaaaaaaagtcgACGTCGGAAAAGAAATCGTTTCAAACTATCTTGCATCCGATAAATGTCGCAATAATGTAAGACGTGAAGGTCATAGGCGGGTCTCTTTTACGAGCCTCCAAACACAACAGAGGAAAAGTTTGATCTGCCAGCAGCGGCGGACGCGAAAAAATCCGTCGGACCCTCAAAGTGACACGACGAGGGATATTCTTCAAGTCCCGTGAAgcactttcaaattaaaactcCCGTCCAGCGGCTCGCCAGCGCGTCGCTTTACCGATCAATATTTACGTTGTTCGGGGGAAGGTGCAGAGGTCCGAGTCGGTGTCGTGCGTCCGTCTGACGCCAGTGATTGAAACAGGACCTTGCAGTCATAACAAGAGTTGCAAGCATCACTCAGACTGCGCAACTACAGCGCACATAGAAGCCCTCCCACTCCGCTGAAACCgttgttttttgttcagaaAGGATCAGCTGCATGTTTTCAAATGTCGATTTCTTAATATATGACCATATTTTACATGCATCGCTCCTATATCTGGTCTTGTGAGGTGGCCCACGCCGCCGATTCGCTCATACTTGCAAAGGTTGGTTTAAATTCGCAAAACTAATGAGTATGAAACATTAGCATAGTTTTAATTCACATTTGTTAAAATATTAGTTGCAACCGTGTcttttgaaaagcaaaaaacGGCCTACTACCGGTTTGGAGCGCAGGAGAAATCCATTGTTCACTACCAGTGCGCCATCATCTGGCGATAGGAAGACAGTGCAACCCTGTTGAAAATGATCCTGGAGCTGACCTGACGTCCCCTTTGGTCATGTCACATTTCACATATCTGCTCAGAAAGGGACAACTTGTACTATGGCATGCAGGCTATAGTAAAGATAACAGTTCAACCAAAGGGaggatatttttttaaattagcaGAAATGCATCATCCTTTAGTTTATGTggatttgaaatgttttcaaacGTCcaaacaggctgaaacacaAGCTTTTGTCAGCCAAAAACACACCTTGTTCTTTTCCCTGAAACAGCACATTTGTTAAGAGGTGCCCTCTACACTCACCATGTGTTCACCGTCTCTGTGACATcccggtggtggtggtggtggtggtgggggtccccTGAGATACCATAATCACACACAGGTCCTTTCAGTTGACACCATCTGAGAATAAAACAGCTTCATCAATATGCCCTGATGGCTTCAACATACATTGTTTCCatagagcagcagcagacagtttcAGATAGATATCTAAATCACAAACCCACGTTACATCCCTGCGTCGCTTTCATTCCACCCATCCAAGTTCCCAATTTAGAATACTTTTCTGAAAATAGCATTTTCAAATAGATACTCCATCttacaaacaacagaaatgccAAATACTGTATTCTGTGAGGATGAGGGCAGGGCTTTGTCATTGTGGAGCGTTTTAAGGTACTCCACCCTACAAGCTGCAGTCTCACTGTATTTCAGTCAGTGTGGGATATTACGGTGATACACCTCTTAATCAGTTCAAAATGATGCACCGCAGGTTGTGATATTTcccctgttttgttttaaaggctGTGAGCTGTAGAATGAGGACCACAGGAAATAACAATTGCCATCCCGGAGTCTTCCAACGAAAGCCACCTTAAGACTGAGATGAATGCATCTTTCCCACTTATTGATCTGACTGAGCACTCAGGCCAGTTAGTTGAGATGCTTGCAGCTCACATGGATTGTTGTCCGTCACTTCTCTTGTATTAAAAATATGATGTAATCAGGACTCATTGAGGAAGAGGGTTCTGCATCAGAGTTACACAATAATGTGTATGTGAAATCACcattcacaaacacacgtgcaccactgtttgttttgaccaTTGGTTGTTTTAGGCCCATTTAAACTCTCATCCCAATTCCAGACATTTGATTGCTCAGAGTACAAGATTCTGGTGTACTTAGGTCTGTTTCTCAAGCACTACAAATTCACCTTTTACTTAAACAGCATATATACTTTTCCAGCTGACTGGTTAAATTTAACCAGTAACACTGGTAGCTCTCACTGAGTTCCTGATACAGACATCTCTATACAAGGTGCTGCACCAATTGTTCTGCTTCTGAGACATGGACTTTGAGACACTGCAGGTACTGCCAttgatttaattaaataaaactgTGGATGTGTCAGGAAAGTTAGCTGAAAGGGGTTACAGGAAAGATTAGGGTTGTGGCAGCACAGCCTTAGCACACAATCTCATATGACTCGGCTCTTAAAGTTGCGCACAGAAACCAGTATCTTTACATGCAGATTCatttcaagttaaaaaaaaaataaaaataaaaaaattaataatgatCATATGAAACTGTTTCAAGTTTCAtgttatatgtatatatatgtatatataaaccTTTTTTTAAGTTATGACATAGAAAGGAATGAAATACaaatttaaaaatcaaaactgtatatgtatgtatatgtatgtacacacacacattctataCAAGAGggtacagtgtttttcagtattgcacattggataaaaaaaaagtatgcaGCAGTATAGACAAATATTATTGCtaattgaaaaaatgtaaaaattgtTCAGGGAATGGAGAATTGCACATGGGTTTGGACTTTcacattattgttttttttttagtagcAGACGTAGTAACAATTGTAGTATAAGTATAATGGTATTAGTACATTCCGTGATGTTTATAATCTAATGACGTTTTGAATGCTACAAATCGAATGGGTAAAAAGAGGCCAGTCGATTTATGGAAAATGGATCCGTATCAAAGATTGGCTGATTCATAGAGGCGGTGTCCAGACATCAACGTGTGTGATTGGGTGTTTATGGGGTGCTCGGCCAATGACCATGCAGATTTCTACTGGATACTGTGAATGACAATTCAGGAACTCTCGCTCACACCGCATGTAGCGCAAAGAAGGAGGCGTAAACACTGACATAGTTAGGTAGCCAGCAAGGTAAGcattaaaacagcataaaaatgtatttaatcaggagatgttgtgtatgtgtaaaCTGTGACATTACGACACGTTAGAGTCGACCAGAACGGAGAATTTGACGCTCGGTCGGGGTTCTTCTGTAAAAACGCACTGCTTTGGCCTGGTCGCTCTAATGGAGCGACGGATTCTCAGTCCGGCCTGCTAATGCTAGACCGTTACAACGACTTTGGCGTGTGCGCCCTGCGCGGGAAATTTTGCTTTTATGGTATATTCGCTTGAATATCCGTCAGAAACCGTGTACAGTAAACCCTCATCACTACACGCGTTGAATCGACACGTTCCTGTTAGACAAAGAAGACTAATCGTCGACTGAACCGTGTTTATTAGTCGTGGTCGTGAGGTGGTCCGCTAGCGTGTGTTAGCCAGCAGCGGCAGTACCGTTAGGATCTGGCGAGTGCGCAGAAATATCAACGTGACTAGGCCGACGTTAGCGGAGCTTCAACCTTTGgcatttcattctgttttgCTACCGTAAAAACATATTGGGAGGCGTTGTGTGGTTTACTTACCTACGAGTGGATGTTCCGCAGGTGCTTTTAATACGAGTCGAGTTTCCTTTATCTTTGTTTGACACGGGGCTTGGTATTTAAGCAGATGTTAATTGTAACACGATGCgcctggactgccctctggagcTAGCTTTCCCTGTTAGCATACAACCCACAGCATGGCCGTCTCTGTAGTAGTCAGTGGCCTGTAGCACTAAAATTAACCAAATCACAGGGGATAATCAAAACTCAGCTGTCTGTACTCCAGTGCAAATAAGCTATCATGTGTTGAATATTGGAGCAACATAATTAAGCGGTTCCCTGTTATATAAGATAGAAATATAGGCCTGGCGTGGAATTGGAGGACCCGTTATTCGAATTGGAAGCAACAAGTTAGCCTCTTCCACAAAGGTAACGTTTACTTCAAATGTAGATGTCTCGTATTGTTAGCCTTCGTCGTCTTTTGGGTGCTAATGGCGAGGAGCTTGATTAATCATTAACCCACATTCTTCTTGACTTGATGTCTTTAGCACTGTCAGCAAACAGAAGTTTGGCATCGCATCATGTTTCCATTGACGAAATCGTGTAAGTTAGCTTGGTAGTTAGTTGTAGTCTGATGGCCAATGATGATTAGACACCGCAGCTGAAATTTATTCCATTTGGTCGTAGATTAGATTCCCCGGTAGTCACCAAGCTAAACTGACACCTGCAGTACTGGTGTGTGAGTTGTGTGCTGTTACTTGGCTCTGACATGAAGAATTGTGTAAAAGTAATAGAGTTTATGTTGACAATTTTATTATGCACATGATCAGGCCATTCTGGATGACATAGCACTCATTGTGTACACTGGCTGCACCAAACAATCCCATCAGCTGTTCATTTACTGTTTTGCACCAGTGCAAACGGCTGCATCAGCTAAAAGGAAAGATTTACTGATCAACAGGCGTTTATACTAGATATGACAAATAGCATAATATGTGTGTGCGAATGCAAAAGCTCATTATGTCTCGAAGTGATTTTATAAGAAGTTCTAACAGATTTGGCTACCAGTGACAAGATTAATATGCCTGGTCAGTGCTTATAGGTTTTAACATCACACTAAGCAGCTTAATTGTTTGAGAGGCCGCATTCAAAACTTCATTTGACCTGGCATCCATGTGCTCTCATATTTGCCTGTGACATGTGTGATTATAATGTACAGGTGCGTAACTGGGTTACTAAAAATATGATACGGCATTCTGTCAGCTGGAATGCACGTGCATGCATTTTCAGAGAGGCTGGCCTATTAGGGGGCCAAAGCTGAATTCATTCAGCACAAAACCAGGTTGAAAAATGCTGGTGCGCACCAAGATAATATTAtcttcctttgtgtgtttggtcAGAAAGCCCAGTGAGATGGACAGCTGAAAAAGAGTTTCTTGCACCCAGTGTAGACTGTGTGGGAGTTCAATTATGTATGTAGAGATTTTATTAGGAGCTTTTGTTAACTAAtatgtgcttctttttttttttgtctagaTAATGGAGTTGGGCAGCAACAGCGAGTGCTTTGGATGTGGCCGCTCTGGGCATTGGATTAAGAATTGCCCCAATGCCAGCGGTTCACGTGCACGCAGCAGCAGGGGTCGGGGACGAGGCAAGGGTACTATGTTCTATTAAGGCCACATTCTGTAGATAATAGTTAATAACTTGGGTTACAGATGGGTCTCAGCAGAGCACTCCTGATGGAGCACATTAATTTGAGGAGAAACACTTGGACAACTGTAAATTGAAACTTTGTAGTATTAATTTTAGAAGCCTTAAATTCTTAATTTTAGACATTATGTTTTCAAGGTTAGGAAAATGCTTGAATTTGAATATAATCCTTTAAAATGCTTGATTTTTCAACAATCTGGTGTTTCATCTACACATCACTCATGTAAACTaaattttctttatattttgaaatgaaacaatccaGTCacattttgtctcttgttgAAATTAGCAAGCATTAGTTTGATAATCATGATCAGTCAAAGTTAATATGAAGAGCTGGAAAATAAAGTGATTatttatgtatatgtgtatcCACTACTGCAtttatagtaataataatttaaatgtGATGATTAAGCTCTCAAGAGACTGGAAGTTTTTCATTTAGTTAACTTCAAAGTGCTTGAATTTTACTGTTGCTGCACAAACATTGTCTTTCTGTCGTTACAGAGCTTTTCTGTTATCGGTGTGGAGACCAAGGACACATGGCCCGGGACTGTGACCAAACTGAGGATGGTGTGCATTGCAGTtgtatttcttctgtttcagttgTAGTTAGTTGGTGTCAGGTGGTGTTTTCTTAGAACACTGTTACAGATGTACTGACCGCATTTTGATTTCCATGGTACCCCTCGCAGCATAGTATTTGTaagatttaatatttatttctcacCAAATTTCTCTTAATTTAACAGTAATACATTttgacagacttttttttttttttctcctgttcagCGTGCTACAACTGTCACAGGAGTGGCCACATTTCCCGGGACTGCAAGGAACCCAAAAAGGAGAGGGAGCAGCTCTGCTACACCTGCGGCAAAGCTGGCCACATGGCCCGTGACTGTGATCATGCCAACGAGCAGAAGTGCTACTCTTGTGGTGGGTTTGGCCACATCCAGAAAATCTGCGATAAGGTCAAATGTTACAGGTGAGTCTTCAGTTTTGgtcctttattttcttttagctTCTGGGCCATCGTGTTTGGCATTCTGTATGAAATGATTTAAAAtccctgtctcttctctctgacATTTAAGTGAGCTTATTGTGTTCCTGGTTTAATTCTTGTGCTTTTTTGTCTTCTGAAACCgtcaacccccccaccccaccacaccccaccccaccccatccCATCCCATCCCATCCCATCCCACCCCCCCAGGTGTGGCGAGATTGGTCACGTTGCTGTGCAATGCAGTAAAGCCAGCGAGACTAACTGCTACAACTGCGGAAAGGCAGGCCACCTGGCAAAAGACTGCACCATTGAAGCCAGCGCATAATCAGTGCCCTCTGTTGCCCCTCCTTTTTTCAGATTGATGGTTGGTTGTATTATTTTCTCTGAATCCTCTTCACTGGCCAAAGTTTGGCTAACAGAGGCTAGTCCCAGGCCAGTGAGCCTCTCGAcatgaaacacaatgaaaggGGTGAAAAAATATCTTTCTGCATTCAATACAAAAATGTTTTAGTTTGGTAGCAGTGTTATGTATAATGCTTTGTTAAAGAGCCCCCCTTTTCAAGCCACTGGTGAAC
This region of Chaetodon auriga isolate fChaAug3 chromosome 10, fChaAug3.hap1, whole genome shotgun sequence genomic DNA includes:
- the cnbpa gene encoding CCHC-type zinc finger, nucleic acid binding protein a, with protein sequence MELGSNSECFGCGRSGHWIKNCPNASGSRARSSRGRGRGKELFCYRCGDQGHMARDCDQTEDACYNCHRSGHISRDCKEPKKEREQLCYTCGKAGHMARDCDHANEQKCYSCGGFGHIQKICDKVKCYRCGEIGHVAVQCSKASETNCYNCGKAGHLAKDCTIEASA